Proteins co-encoded in one Zootoca vivipara chromosome 3, rZooViv1.1, whole genome shotgun sequence genomic window:
- the SLC30A6 gene encoding zinc transporter 6 isoform X1 — protein sequence MGTIHLFRKSQRSLLGKLTQEFRSVAADRRSWKILLFGAINIVCTGFLLMWCSSTNSIALTAYTYLTIFDLFSLITCLISYWVMMKKPTPAYSFGFERFEVLAVFASTVLAQLGALFILKESAERFLEQPEIHTGRLLVGTFVALSFNLFTMLSIRNKPFAYVSEAASTSWLQEHVADLSRSLCGIIPGLSSIFLPRMNPFILIDLAGALALCITYMLIEINNYFAVDTASALAIALMTFGTMYPMSVYSGKVLLQTTPPHVIGQLDKLIREVSTLDGVLEVRNEHFWTLGFGSLAGSVHVRIRRDANEQMVLAHVTNRLYTLVSTLTVQIFKDDWIRPTLTSGPIANNMLNLSDHHIIPMPPLKMAENSNVATSTPAKASSPPPEFSFNTPGKNMNPVVLVNTQTRPYRLGFSRGTVPYSSVFTQGFGVPGIGATQGFRTGLINAPHRYGTGTQGQPRPQ from the exons ATG GGGACAATACACTTATTTCGCAAATCACAGAGGTCTCTACTTGGCAAGTTAACACAGGAATTTAGATCAGTAGCTGCTGATCGAAGG TCATGGAAGATCTTGTTGTTTGGTGCGATAAACATAGTGTGTACTGGCTTCCTCCTTATGTGGTGCAGTTCAACAAACAGCATAG CTTTAACTGCATATACCTACCTAACTATCTTTGATCTTTTCAG CTTAATAACATGCTTGATAAGTTATTGGGTAATGATGAAGAAGCCCACCCCAGCTTATTCATTTGG GTTTGAGAGATTTGAAGTCCTAGCAGTATTTGCTTCCACGGTTCTAGCACAACTTGGGGCGCTCTTTATACTCAAAGAAAG TGCTGAACGATTTCTGGAACAACCAGAGATTCACAC ggGTCGATTGTTGGTTGGGACCTTTGTGGCACTCTCTTTCAACCTGTTTACAATGCTTTCTATTAGGAATAAACCTTTTGCTTATGTCTCTGAAG ctGCAAGTACAAGTTGGCTTCAGGAACATGTTGCAGATCTCAGTAGGAG TTTGTGTGGGATCATTCCTGGGCTGAGCAGCATCTTTCTTCCACGCATGAACCCTTTCATCTTGATTGACCTTGCAGGGGCTTTAGCTCTTTGCATTACATACATGCTAATCGAAATTAA TAATTATTTTGCAGTAGATACTGCCTCTGCTCTAGCCATTGCCTTGATGACGTTTGGTACCATGTATCCCATGAGCGTCTACAGTGGAAAGGTATTGCTTCAG acAACACCACCTCATGTGATTGGACAGCTTGATAAACTTATAAGAGAA GTTTCTACATTGGATGGTGTCTTAGAAGTACGAAATGAACATTTTTGGACATTGGGATTTGGTTCTCTG GCTGGATCAGTACATGTGAGAATTCGAAGAGATGCTAATGAACAAATGGTACTTGCTCACGTGACCAATCGGTTGTATACGCTAGTGTCTACGTTGACTGTTCAGATTTTCAAAGATGACTGGATTAGGCCAACCTTGACCTCTGGACCTATTGCAAACAATATGCTGAATCTTTCAGATCATCACATCATTCCAATGCCACCTCTAAAGATGGCAGAAAACTCTAACGTGGCTACATCTACTCCAGCTAAAGCAAGTAGTCCACCTCCAGAATTCTCCTTTAACACACCAGGCAAAAATATGAATCCAGTCGTTCTCGTGAATACTCAGACAAGGCCCTACAGACTAGGCTTCAGCCGTGGAACTGTACCTTACAGCAGTGTCTTCACACAAGGATTTGGAGTCCCAGGAATAGGGGCAACCCAGGGATTCAGGACTGGTTTAATAAATGCTCCCCACAGATATGGAACTGGCACTCAAGGTCAGCCCAGGCCCCAATAA
- the SLC30A6 gene encoding zinc transporter 6 isoform X2: MGTIHLFRKSQRSLLGKLTQEFRSVAADRRSWKILLFGAINIVCTGFLLMWCSSTNSIALTAYTYLTIFDLFSLITCLISYWVMMKKPTPAYSFGFERFEVLAVFASTVLAQLGALFILKESAERFLEQPEIHTGRLLVGTFVALSFNLFTMLSIRNKPFAYVSEAASTSWLQEHVADLSRSLCGIIPGLSSIFLPRMNPFILIDLAGALALCITYMLIEINNYFAVDTASALAIALMTFGTMYPMSVYSGKTTPPHVIGQLDKLIREVSTLDGVLEVRNEHFWTLGFGSLAGSVHVRIRRDANEQMVLAHVTNRLYTLVSTLTVQIFKDDWIRPTLTSGPIANNMLNLSDHHIIPMPPLKMAENSNVATSTPAKASSPPPEFSFNTPGKNMNPVVLVNTQTRPYRLGFSRGTVPYSSVFTQGFGVPGIGATQGFRTGLINAPHRYGTGTQGQPRPQ; the protein is encoded by the exons ATG GGGACAATACACTTATTTCGCAAATCACAGAGGTCTCTACTTGGCAAGTTAACACAGGAATTTAGATCAGTAGCTGCTGATCGAAGG TCATGGAAGATCTTGTTGTTTGGTGCGATAAACATAGTGTGTACTGGCTTCCTCCTTATGTGGTGCAGTTCAACAAACAGCATAG CTTTAACTGCATATACCTACCTAACTATCTTTGATCTTTTCAG CTTAATAACATGCTTGATAAGTTATTGGGTAATGATGAAGAAGCCCACCCCAGCTTATTCATTTGG GTTTGAGAGATTTGAAGTCCTAGCAGTATTTGCTTCCACGGTTCTAGCACAACTTGGGGCGCTCTTTATACTCAAAGAAAG TGCTGAACGATTTCTGGAACAACCAGAGATTCACAC ggGTCGATTGTTGGTTGGGACCTTTGTGGCACTCTCTTTCAACCTGTTTACAATGCTTTCTATTAGGAATAAACCTTTTGCTTATGTCTCTGAAG ctGCAAGTACAAGTTGGCTTCAGGAACATGTTGCAGATCTCAGTAGGAG TTTGTGTGGGATCATTCCTGGGCTGAGCAGCATCTTTCTTCCACGCATGAACCCTTTCATCTTGATTGACCTTGCAGGGGCTTTAGCTCTTTGCATTACATACATGCTAATCGAAATTAA TAATTATTTTGCAGTAGATACTGCCTCTGCTCTAGCCATTGCCTTGATGACGTTTGGTACCATGTATCCCATGAGCGTCTACAGTGGAAAG acAACACCACCTCATGTGATTGGACAGCTTGATAAACTTATAAGAGAA GTTTCTACATTGGATGGTGTCTTAGAAGTACGAAATGAACATTTTTGGACATTGGGATTTGGTTCTCTG GCTGGATCAGTACATGTGAGAATTCGAAGAGATGCTAATGAACAAATGGTACTTGCTCACGTGACCAATCGGTTGTATACGCTAGTGTCTACGTTGACTGTTCAGATTTTCAAAGATGACTGGATTAGGCCAACCTTGACCTCTGGACCTATTGCAAACAATATGCTGAATCTTTCAGATCATCACATCATTCCAATGCCACCTCTAAAGATGGCAGAAAACTCTAACGTGGCTACATCTACTCCAGCTAAAGCAAGTAGTCCACCTCCAGAATTCTCCTTTAACACACCAGGCAAAAATATGAATCCAGTCGTTCTCGTGAATACTCAGACAAGGCCCTACAGACTAGGCTTCAGCCGTGGAACTGTACCTTACAGCAGTGTCTTCACACAAGGATTTGGAGTCCCAGGAATAGGGGCAACCCAGGGATTCAGGACTGGTTTAATAAATGCTCCCCACAGATATGGAACTGGCACTCAAGGTCAGCCCAGGCCCCAATAA